In a genomic window of Flavobacterium crassostreae:
- a CDS encoding S41 family peptidase, which translates to MKNEIYGYFPYPIKWIDDKWLINIDSEQIPLGAEIIELNDTKTEKIIPELYKYYSTDGNNLTGKRIGLMTSFSKYYRLHFGLTQNFKINYVNPISKQLETKNVEGVDYKTYIENFRKMHSMSVDQYYYADLKENQKYKYKQLDSITGILTIQTFDMGNETTKEHLKYNQFLDSIFADIKTEGLKNLIVDVRNNGGGTDPNDLITYSYLTNRKFQENIQAWISFNKIPMLKYIDHKVPSFIRPLFIGKFNKEFQQIFPQEKNGKFYQDENSDDHKIRTPNQNAFTGNVYLLTSPKIASAGSLFAAMLAGNENTTTIGEETMGGYYGHNGHTSLEYKLPKSKIIIQFSVVNLEQDVPKKENQKYNRGIIPDYNITQTFSDFLNNTDTQMNFTLKLIKKK; encoded by the coding sequence TTGAAAAATGAAATTTACGGCTATTTTCCATATCCTATTAAATGGATTGATGACAAGTGGCTTATAAATATTGATAGTGAACAAATTCCTTTGGGTGCAGAAATTATTGAACTAAACGACACAAAAACAGAAAAAATTATTCCTGAACTTTATAAATATTATTCGACCGATGGAAATAATCTAACAGGTAAAAGAATAGGTTTAATGACTAGTTTTTCAAAGTATTACAGACTTCATTTTGGCTTAACTCAAAACTTCAAAATAAATTATGTAAATCCAATTTCAAAACAGTTAGAAACAAAAAATGTAGAAGGTGTTGATTACAAAACATATATAGAAAACTTTCGTAAAATGCATTCAATGTCTGTTGACCAATATTATTATGCAGATTTAAAAGAAAATCAAAAGTATAAATACAAACAGTTGGATTCAATTACTGGAATTCTAACTATTCAAACTTTCGATATGGGAAATGAAACAACAAAAGAACATTTAAAATACAATCAATTTTTAGACAGTATTTTTGCAGATATTAAAACAGAAGGATTGAAAAATTTAATCGTTGATGTTCGTAACAATGGTGGCGGAACAGACCCAAATGATTTGATAACATATTCATATTTAACAAATAGAAAATTTCAAGAAAATATTCAAGCGTGGATAAGCTTTAACAAAATTCCAATGTTAAAATACATCGACCATAAAGTTCCGAGTTTTATAAGACCTTTATTCATTGGTAAATTTAATAAAGAATTTCAACAAATTTTCCCACAAGAAAAAAATGGTAAGTTTTATCAAGATGAAAATTCGGACGACCATAAAATTAGAACCCCAAATCAAAATGCCTTTACAGGCAATGTTTATCTTTTAACAAGTCCAAAAATTGCATCAGCAGGAAGTCTTTTTGCAGCAATGCTAGCGGGTAATGAAAATACAACAACAATTGGAGAAGAAACAATGGGAGGTTATTACGGACACAACGGACATACATCATTAGAATATAAATTACCAAAATCTAAAATCATTATACAATTTTCAGTAGTAAATTTAGAACAAGATGTTCCGAAAAAAGAAAATCAAAAATACAACAGAGGTATTATTCCAGATTATAATATTACTCAAACTTTTAGTGACTTCCTAAATAATACAGACACGCAAATGAATTTTACTTTGAAACTAATTAAGAAAAAATAA
- a CDS encoding IS30 family transposase, producing MEKKYKRLSLEERIIIETLLKENRTENYIGKQLNRNRSTITREVNLWVRNPTDIYKADLAHWYALETNKNKRTQDKINSYPKLKIFVYRSLLKGTSPELMAGQIKLLYPNDPIMSISYESIYKHIYRSRQSTLGKKLIKLLPYHHHKRRDKRKFGKKRTRIKDQVSIDLRPIEIEKRLEAGHLEGDLMIGVGHKSAIGTIVDRKTRYVIIVPISNRKSKTVTHEFAKLLNKHPQYLRKTMTYDNGMEMANHKWLSEKTGMDIYFAHPYSSWERGTNENTNGLIRRFLPKGTDFNTITTEELKRIENNLNNRPRKVLGFKTPNEMRNQEINKISNTQA from the coding sequence ATGGAAAAAAAGTACAAGCGATTATCCTTAGAAGAACGTATTATAATTGAGACATTACTTAAGGAAAACAGGACCGAAAACTACATTGGAAAGCAATTAAATCGAAATCGATCTACCATAACCCGAGAAGTAAATCTTTGGGTAAGAAACCCAACCGATATTTACAAGGCTGATTTAGCACATTGGTATGCTTTAGAAACCAATAAAAACAAAAGAACTCAAGACAAAATAAATTCATATCCTAAACTTAAGATATTCGTTTACAGAAGCTTATTAAAAGGAACGAGCCCTGAATTAATGGCTGGACAAATCAAGTTATTATATCCAAATGACCCTATCATGTCTATTTCTTATGAATCTATATATAAACATATTTATAGGTCTAGGCAGTCTACTTTAGGCAAAAAACTAATCAAACTCCTCCCCTATCATCATCACAAAAGACGAGACAAAAGAAAATTTGGTAAAAAAAGAACACGGATCAAAGACCAAGTCAGTATTGACCTAAGACCTATTGAAATTGAAAAACGTCTGGAAGCAGGGCACTTAGAAGGTGATTTGATGATTGGTGTCGGACACAAAAGTGCCATTGGAACCATCGTAGATAGAAAAACTAGATATGTTATTATTGTACCAATCAGCAACAGAAAATCAAAAACAGTAACTCATGAATTTGCAAAGCTGTTAAATAAACATCCTCAATACCTCAGAAAAACAATGACTTACGATAACGGAATGGAAATGGCTAATCATAAATGGCTCTCTGAAAAGACTGGAATGGATATTTATTTTGCACATCCTTACTCCTCATGGGAAAGAGGCACAAATGAAAATACTAATGGACTAATTAGAAGGTTTTTACCCAAAGGAACCGACTTTAACACAATAACTACTGAAGAGCTGAAACGAATAGAAAACAACCTAAATAACAGACCTAGAAAGGTTTTAGGTTTCAAAACACCTAATGAAATGAGGAACCAAGAAATTAATAAAATCAGTAACACACAGGCTTAA
- a CDS encoding rhodanese-like domain-containing protein, with product MDLQIKHYENKLAFEMDPSDLFDALNNNEKVVPLDARKAFGFEAEHILMAINIPHREMNEESTKHLDKDILYVTYCDGIGCNASTKGALNMSKLGFKVKELMGGIEWWKFDGYATEGTKSSPSGQKIECAC from the coding sequence ATGGATTTACAAATTAAACATTACGAAAACAAGTTAGCATTTGAAATGGACCCGTCTGATTTATTTGATGCCTTAAATAACAATGAAAAAGTTGTTCCACTTGATGCAAGAAAAGCATTTGGTTTTGAAGCTGAACATATTCTAATGGCAATAAATATTCCGCATCGTGAAATGAATGAGGAAAGTACCAAACATTTGGATAAAGACATTTTGTACGTAACTTATTGCGATGGAATTGGCTGTAATGCTTCTACAAAAGGGGCTTTAAATATGTCAAAACTTGGTTTCAAAGTAAAAGAGTTAATGGGCGGTATTGAATGGTGGAAATTTGACGGTTATGCTACCGAAGGAACAAAGTCAAGTCCAAGTGGTCAAAAAATTGAATGTGCTTGTTAA
- a CDS encoding LysR family transcriptional regulator, which translates to MEIRHLRLIKAIVEEGSITKAIDKLHLTQSALSHQLKEAEYQLGTKIFLRQNKKLILTKAGEKLYATANEILDKLSDTEKEIKQLIFGEVGEIRISTECYSSYHWLPSVLKQFHLLYPNIEFKIVMEATHYPLQKLQENILDIAIISDPIKDENIKYVELFQDEMMMVVSENHSWANKKYVVAEDFINEHLLIHSLPMETVTIHQFLLAPAKVTPKKITPLPLTEASIEMVKADMGIMAMAKWALQPYLKNNSIKAIKIGKNGLKRKHYIAYMNNKTYPDYFQHFIEFLQTEINQQWTI; encoded by the coding sequence ATGGAAATTCGACATTTACGCCTTATCAAAGCAATTGTAGAAGAAGGTAGCATTACAAAAGCTATCGACAAACTTCATTTGACACAATCCGCATTAAGTCATCAATTGAAAGAAGCCGAATATCAATTGGGAACAAAAATATTTTTGAGACAGAACAAAAAATTAATTTTAACCAAAGCTGGAGAAAAATTATATGCCACAGCCAACGAAATATTAGATAAACTTTCCGACACTGAAAAAGAAATTAAACAATTGATTTTTGGAGAAGTTGGCGAAATAAGAATTAGCACTGAATGTTATTCAAGTTACCATTGGTTGCCTTCTGTTTTAAAGCAATTTCATCTTTTATACCCAAACATTGAGTTTAAAATTGTGATGGAAGCTACTCATTATCCTTTACAAAAATTACAAGAAAATATTTTAGATATTGCCATTATTAGCGACCCAATAAAAGACGAAAATATTAAGTATGTAGAACTTTTTCAAGACGAGATGATGATGGTAGTTTCTGAAAATCACTCTTGGGCAAATAAAAAGTATGTCGTTGCTGAAGACTTTATAAATGAACATTTATTGATACATTCTTTGCCAATGGAAACCGTTACTATTCACCAGTTTTTATTAGCACCAGCAAAAGTTACCCCTAAAAAAATAACGCCATTACCACTTACAGAAGCATCAATTGAAATGGTAAAAGCCGATATGGGAATTATGGCAATGGCAAAATGGGCATTACAACCCTATTTAAAAAACAACTCAATAAAAGCAATAAAAATTGGCAAAAATGGATTAAAAAGAAAGCATTACATTGCCTATATGAACAATAAAACCTATCCCGATTATTTTCAGCATTTTATTGAATTTTTACAAACCGAAATCAACCAACAATGGACTATATAA
- a CDS encoding GNAT family N-acetyltransferase yields MDYIIRKLEEKDLATLVELCQNHADYEQATYKSIGKEKQLKNAIFSQNPKLYCYVIDSGTELAGYFSFTFDFSTWDAQTFLYLDCLYLEPNFRGIKIGEQVFEKLKQIGQENNCVNIQWQTPNFNERAIKFYNKIGAVGKDKRRFFIDL; encoded by the coding sequence ATGGACTATATAATCAGAAAGTTAGAGGAAAAAGATTTAGCAACTTTGGTAGAATTATGCCAAAACCACGCTGACTATGAACAAGCAACATATAAATCTATTGGTAAAGAAAAACAACTCAAAAATGCAATTTTTTCACAAAATCCGAAGTTGTATTGCTATGTAATTGATAGTGGAACTGAATTAGCAGGTTATTTTTCATTCACTTTTGACTTTTCGACTTGGGACGCACAGACATTTTTATATTTGGACTGCCTATATTTAGAACCAAATTTTAGAGGAATAAAAATTGGCGAACAAGTTTTTGAAAAATTAAAACAAATCGGACAGGAAAATAATTGTGTAAATATTCAATGGCAGACACCAAATTTTAACGAAAGAGCTATCAAATTTTACAACAAAATTGGTGCAGTAGGAAAAGACAAACGTAGATTTTTCATAGATTTGTAA